From the Globicephala melas chromosome 8, mGloMel1.2, whole genome shotgun sequence genome, the window tttaaattggcTAAGTAAAGGCATATATACCTCCATTTGAATTGGAGATTTGCAGTAACACATGTAtataaggaagggagggaaggagggggataAGGAGGAGAGGAGGTAAAAAGGGAAgaccaggaaagagagagaggaaaagaaaaagaaacaggaaagaatgaATGGTCATGAGTCAGAGAGTAATATTACTACAAGGAGATGACAAATGACTACTCAATCTGCTTCTAGAAGCAGAATTTTTCTAAGGTTATCATTGCAGATACAAAAATTGTGAGACTTTTCATCTGTTGCTATTCTCACTTACCGTACTAAAAACTTCTACAAAATCCTAAGCCTTGGTCTGTCCAAGATGGATAGTACCAGGAAGTAAAAGATGTGACCTGCTATCAAGGACTGTGCTCTGCTTGGAACTCTGCACGGCAGTCCATTAATCCACAGTATTTTGGTCAGATCGGGTCTGTTTTCTCACACTACTCATAATGTTTTAGAGCTAATCTTTTATATTAGGGTATCtaccattctctctttttttttttccatttttcaaactttttcatttacttaaagGGCAGGAAAGATGGGAGAATTGAAGAAGAAAGTGGTAGAGATTTAGAGGGGAACAGGAAAGGAAAGTATTCTCTTTCCCAACAAATCTACCCTAGAAAAGGTGATAATGAGACTTTGAGAAAGACAGCTGATTAATGgacttcccttttttcttttttttgttttgttttgtttcgtttttatttctatgaaatgtaTTTAAGGACATCAATGTACTAAAATGTTTGGTCTGTGAAAGAGTGGAATCATTAGCACCAAAAGGAGTCATGGAGCTTGTATACATTAATAAAACAATGATTGCTACTGTTGTCACGGGTAAAGGTTTCGTTTCATTTTTACATCCCAAAGTTCTTGAAAGTGCCCatggaaaagagaaataacacTTTTCAAAATCTCCATGGAGCTATCAACACGCACCAGAGACAGGACTTGGCGTTCCCAGTTTTGGTTTACCTGGTAGACAAGAAAACCAGGGCCCCCAGAAGCCCTAAAGAGCAGCCCCCACATGCACCCACTGACGTGCAGGAGGGATCCCTACAGTACGTCTCCCCCTGGACTGTGTTCAGGAATGCGTtttacttgcttttttaaaaaaaacaaaagcaacatgCTCTGCAGATCATGGAGCGCCTAGTGCAATTTTCTCCTTGATCCGACTCCAGACTGCAAAAGGGTGAAACCATTATATGTTCTGCTAATGCTGGCCTGTGGACGAGGCCCTTGGCCTGCCATGCTTTGTAAGCTCAGGAGCCCACAGGAGTCAGAAGGTCCTAGAGCGGGACCCATAGTCATCGCCAGATCTCCCCAGCAATTGGTGGCCCATCAGGGCAACTGCTGATTCCTCTTGCTTCTCCTTGCCTCAGCCTTTAGTTGAAATTACAACAAGTCAAATAGCTGATACTTTTCCCTTCTCCAGGTAAGGGTGAGGATACATTGTTCACAAGTGTGTTCTGCCTGGCTTCACTGATGAGGCGGCACGCCAAGTCAAGAAAGAGTTTCTCCACGTTATCGGATTCCTTGGCTGAGGTCTCCAGGTAATACATGTCCTGAGCTTCTGAGAATTCTTCAGCTCTCTGCTGGGAGACCTCTCTCCTTTCAGCCAGATCAATCTTGTTGCCTAAAATAGTggtaaaatcaaagaggaaatcgtcATTTGACTTTTTTGCAAGTTTGGAAACATCAAAATTCAACTTCGTATCTGAAGTCAAACCAGAGAGATGGGCaagtaaagcaaaacaaatgtgACTGTGATTCctggattgtttattttaaaataccagtGCCATTTGTAATGGcaaagaactggaaacaacccaaaagccCATCAGTTGGGCACTGGCTGAATAAACTATGTCACATCCATAGTTATTTGGAGCTACTTAGCACCATAAAAAGCAATGAGGAATATCTCTGTAGGCTGCCATGGAATGAGACATTAGGATATATTGTTAAGCAAATAAAGCAAAGTTGAAAAAagtgtatataatatacaattctctaagaaaaatggatgaaaaaatacactttattcttatttttttaatgggagactaaaacaaaattttaattttaaagataatggTTACCTATGAAAGGAACAAGCTTGAGGGATGAAAACCAGCCCTTTCTAAAtatacttcattttatagatttgaCTTCAGAATCTTATCAATGTTTTACACGATTACACaattaatatgaaattaaatttaaaaagcaattcctaaagttgaaagcaaaattaaacaaatgaaccTGTTTATCATGAAGTGGCATAACCACACAAAGAGGAACTATTTCAGGTGAGTTGAAGATAATTTAACCAGTAATTTAACCATGTATCCCCAGTGGCACATACCCTAAGGacaaaaagaattgaaggaaaaaatCTTGAACTGTCCAGTAATTATCTTGTCGGTGGTAGTGTTGGCATCATTTATCTGGGGCTACTATACCTGTTTTAAGGGATAAAGCAAATGAGTAATTATGCCAGTGGCATTAGGACAGGGATTTTTAGCATGGGAGAAAGGAAATACGGATATAAGATTAATGAGGTTAAGTAAAATTTCTGTAGTCCTGAATTACAAATGGAAGTATCAGTGTGAATAATTCATGgtgttattttatctttaaaaaattttcaacttCTGTTTTGGAAATCTGACAAAGGTGATATGCCAACTGTGTTACTTCCCAACATTGCTCATGGTAAAAGTGACCCTTGATTGATAAATTCCATCTGGCCTGGGAATTCTATGTATGAATTATAAATACCTAATGGAAAGCCTTAACTTTAGGCTTCCCTGAGTGTGATGATTCTTCATCTGAAGAGACCCTGAAAGTTAGGCCTGTCGGGTTGTTACAAGAGAGATGGGCTCCTATGGGGCATTGAGGCTTCTAGCCAGGGCAGATCCTGCACTTGCCTGAAGTGAGCCTTTTCCCTTCACATCTGAACTGTCCCGGGAGGTCCTGGACAGCTCTGTGGACTGCTATGAGGGCTGCTTCCACTGAAGAGGAATGCTTGATGCTGGCTTACTACTAAGCTGTGTTTCCTGTCCTGTATCCTTCTAAGTGACTGTGATACCATGTGGTCTATGGTAGTCTCGTCAATCAAAACGTTTCACAGAGCCTAATGAGACAACCCCCTGTGGATGCCACAGAATTCAccatatacgcacacacacaccagctctgtccactgaaaagCCTAAAAGCCATCACCTAGTAAAGACGATTCCTATCACCTTGGTTGTAGCCTCTAAATACAACTTCCCATTGAAAAGAAACAGCGCTTCCTGAAGAAATGCCTAATTCCAGGTCTGGGGTAGGAAATGCACTGGATGTGCCTCGAACACTTGTCAtcccagaaataaagaaaattatcaaagatTCCTGAGTCATGTCAAAAGGACTCAGGAGCCCAGTTGAAGAAGCTCCCACTGTCAAAATTGGAACAACTGAagcatcaataataataattgcaagGGGCTAGAAtacatcaaatatatttaaatctatagcaatattcaaaatataaacaaacttcAACAGTTGCTTTTGGAAGACTAGGGAACCAACTCATTACTTTGGAAagtaataaatggaaaagaaagaatcaagcatttttCTTGACTGTCCTATGAGAACAGTACCTTGGAATACCAACTATAAAGTATATCTGCTAAAacgaaaaacaaaacctaaatctGACCAGGCTCTAGATTTACCTACATATCTGCCACAAATTTAGGTGATAGAGGAACATATCAAATGATACCACCAGGGTGAAATAACAAAATTCAGACTTGAAAACTCCACAGGACAAACAAATGCTTTAACAAATAAATTCCCAGGGAGCAAAAATGGAGGGATAAGCTATAGCTAAAAGGAGaatcaaaagacataaaaattaattacaacaTACAGACCTTATTTGGATCTTGATTTGAATAAATTTCTGATGGATGAGTCAATCAAGgactcattaatattttttaggTGTGAAAATGGCATTGTGGTTaggttctcttttttaaaaaattttatatcttttatagaGATACACACTGAATAATATAAATTGAATTAATATGacatctgggatttgcttcaaaataatctgaaGGGGAAGGCAGATAGAAGAGAtggggaaaagataaaataagatgGGCTATGAGTTGTTAATTGTCAAATCTGAGAAATGGGTATATGGGTGTTCATTatactgttttctctattttgcttatatttaaaattttccataataaaaaaaatttttaaagccagTGCtggagccgcatagcacagggagatcacccctctttgtgaccacctagaggggtgggatagggagggtgggagggagacacaagagcgaggagatatggggatatatgtatatgtatagctgattcactttgttataaagcagaaactaacacaccattgtaaaccaattgtactccaataaagatgttaaaaaaaaaaaaaaggccagtgctgggactttcctggtggtccagtggttaagaatctgccttccaatgcaggggaagcaggttcaatccctggttggggaactaagatcccacatgccacggggcaactaagcccttgtgttgcaactactgagcccatgtaccataactacagagcccacgtgctctggagtccacacacagctagagagaagcccacacaccgaaacgaaagatcctgcatgctaagatccgatgcagccataaataaataaataaactttttttaaaataaaaaataaataaaaaggtagtgccgggcgtccctggtggcgcagtgcttgagagtccgcctgccgatgcgggggacacgggttcgtgtcctggtccgggaagatcccacatgccgcggagcgtctgggcccgtgagccatggccgctgagcctgcgcgtctggagcctgtgctccacaacagaacaggccacagcagtgagaagcccgtgtaccgcggaaaaaaaaataaaaaaaaaaaaggtagtgccTCTTTCATACTGAGCTGACTGATCATGTCCCCTCATACATTCATTTAACTTCCTTTATATAGAATCCCAAGTAGTAATGCTTTGACTCATGTTCTCAAGGACTTTATGTCCAAAGTGGAGGTCTTTCAAGCTCTTCACAGCAAAGGTTCTCCATTGTGCAGGAGGGTTTTCAGGACCGAGCATGGAGCATTAGCTCATAGAGAGGCAGATACTTAACCCAGCAGCCTGAAGGAAAAGTCCAGCAATCTGTTACAAGGCAGCACGTTACAGCTGGATAAACACAGGCTTTGAAGTCAGTCTTAcatgctgagtgaccttggggaaAGAACTTCACCTGTCTGagccttgctttcctcatctgtaaatttggGATCATGACACATAATATTCCTAATATGATTCCTGGCACATATACACTAGCTATAACGCTTTCTATAAAGTGTTTAACTTACTGTTAACCAtgatttttaacttaatgtttCTGAGGTTCTCTACTGGATTTCCAAAATTCAGGTCTTTCTAGAATATACAACAATGTTCCTTCTTAGgaagaaaactttttcttttttttttttttggccacacagcacagcatgcaggatcttagttccctgaccagggatcaaaactgtgccccctgcagtggaagctcggagtcccaaccactggactgacagggaattctcaggaagaaaacattttaacaaccaaatattattaacatttttccatCACCAGTAGAGGATTTTTAACAATCTAATCTGTTTCGCcgcaatttcatttttaatgggtGCATTtgtcaccacaaaaaaaaaccatgggttattttctgctttccccCCATACTAAATAGAGGTTCTACCCTCCTACAAGAGGAAACAAACTGCAGaatttcccttattatttctgaaaattagaatttttcaaATCAGTATAAATGtaagaagggaaaaaattaacCAAAGTCCATTTTTTTAGGCAAAAAATAATTGCTTCAATAATGAATTCCTTATCAACGtagatatattttacttctagACTAGCAGTTTCCATGGCCTAGATTTTTTTGTAATGTTTAGCAGCCCACATAACTTTCATGGCAATCCACCTTCTTCCCTAGAGCCTGCACTGATAGGAAAATCAATCAGCAACATTTTCTACTTTACTTTTCTAAACCATCACCATGGGATAGGatctatttcattttctcttcaatttCATTTAGAAGAACTGAATGTTGACCACATGAATTATACAGCTGTAGACTATACTCTCGGAAGGTACCAAGGCATGTGGCCTTATGTGATTCTAAATTCTCTGATGCTCACAAATCAATGTCCCTCCTCATTAGTCCTTACTTACCCACTAGCACAGTGATGACCTTGTTGCTAGCATATTGTTCTATCTCCCGCAGCCACTCAGGAAGGCAACGGAAGGATTCCTCACAGGTTATGTCATAGGTGAGGATCAAGGCATTGGCGCTTCGGTAATAACTCTGGGTGATGGACCGAAATCTCTCTTGGCCTGCTGTGTCCCAGATCTGGAGCTGTAAAGGCATAAGAGAAGGATCAGGTTGgtgaagcaaaaaagaaagacagcACTGCCTTGCTTTAGTTTAGAAACAGAAGCACCTTCACCCAGATAATTTCATGGTTATTTTTTGCCCCAAGAAAAAGGCacctacaatttttttaaagatttgttggGTGAGCCTGGTTAAAGATAGGGATtcactttgatttttgttttttagtttgttaaattattttgagtttcccctttattctttttttttaaggcatttagattatttttgtataacttcatttaaaaggtaaaattaggGTATTTATAatctacttaatttttattataagccTATTTCCCATAAGAATTGCTTTTTTTATCTGTAGACTCTTCATTGCTCATatctttaattttccattttgtttatttcctaaaTCAGAAAGTATATTCCTATGTCTTATTAAAGCTTTGCATTCATATAACATATTTCAAACGTTCTCCTTTTGGTCATAAGCAATCCCTTCTATTCtttataaaaaatcttaaaaaagacaACCAAACTATTGAGCACTTACTTGCCAAGCTctattctaaacactttacatagaATAACTcacttaaccctcacaacaactctatgaggtaagtactattcCTATATCCATTTcttacatgaggaaactgaggcacagagagattaattaACTTGCTCAGTGTCTCACAGCCAATATGTCCTAGAGCTGATTCAACCAGGCAGTGTGGTCCCAGAGTCCCTGCTCTTAATCATAATGCATGCCCAATTACAAAAGTCGGGATCCAGGGCAAGCTGTCACTGTGACTGTTGGCATTTCAGTCAGCAactggagagggaaaaaaaaaatccattcaaatGAATATATTAAGGTATTATCTTTGTTAATGAAAACAGGAACAATGCCATGGcaggcaaagaaaataatttctctccACCACTTgtaagctctgtgaccttgggcaagtcatttaatctctttggGCTTCGGTGGCTTCTTTATAAAAAGAGGTTAATAATATGCAAACTTGCTGAAGTCATTTACCTGATGGTTCTAATAACAAAGAAGGCAAAACACTTCTCACTTCAACCTGAATTTCCCTGCACAGAGCAGACCTCTGAAAGAGAACTCTTCCCCAGAGCGACTGCTGAGTGCAGAACAAATCCGAGACCTTGAAAAATCACACCAACAACAATCTTCCCTTCTAACTGCATCAatttcacatgtcacaaaatgCCTTCACCCCCATTAACAGAACATCATTTCCTCAAGGGAGACCTTCTGGAACCTTCAGATTAGGCCAgattccccatccccacccccaaataaTCTCTCCTGCAACCTACCCTGCAATTCTCCCTCACAGCACCTGACACACTTGAATCACTTAGTTACTTGTAATAACTTGTTTCAGAACCGTCTTCCTCACTAGACTGAAAGCTTCatgagggggaagctggggtccaTTTTACTCTCCCTTATCCCCTATACCAAACCCAGTGTCTGGCAAAGAGTaaatgttcaaatatttattcacggtctcatttcatccttacaacAACCCAGTGAGGTAGGCAAGTTTATGCCTCTCTTTCATTAACAGGTTACTTGCAAGGCTGGGACACAGACTCCAGGCCTTCTGACTCCCAGGAGAGGACTCAGTCCATACACCGTGCTGCTTTGCTGCCAGAGACTGATTTAAATGTACATCTGCATCCAAAGAGGATGAGGCAGTTGGTATCACCCTCTGCTCAGACCAGTTTAGCTGAGGAGACTGATGAGTGACCGGTGGTCCCTGCCACCAGTcagtggcacacaggctctcctTTGATTTGGAGTCACAGCTGCCCTTTGATGATGTACATGAAAGCCTGTGTATGCTGAAGGCGACCATACAGATGTTACAGCTTTTGCCAGGACAAAAGCTACTTCTGTTCTCTGCCTCAAACCTAGGGACATGGTTCCCCTCTGCCAGGCTGTGTCTTAGAACAAGAGACTATTATTTTAATGCCGCACGGAGCCTCGAGAAACACTTGTGATTGGATTTAGTACTGCCAATCATTAGAAATCAGTATGTTCTCATGACTGGCACATCTTGAGAACAGCTCTGAGAATGAAAACCACTGAGATATTTTCTAGAATACTGACTGTATGTCTTGGCTGAGATGTAGGCTGTTTTCCCAAAGAGGCTGCCCGTTTCTAGCCCTATGGTTAATTCCTGAGGAGATCCATACTCCACTGCCTTTATTATTCAACTTGGTTTCACTATTCTCTCTGCAATTCATTTGCTCTTTTTCAGCATTTATAGGTCATTAACAGATGCAGAACACTGTGCTAAGCACAGATAGgatgcaaagataaataaaacacaatccCTGATCTCAAAAAGCTCCTAGTACAGGGAGGATGAATACATAGTTGACTAACCATGGTAACATATGAGATGTTTTATTAAAGAGGGGCCAGCAGGAGAGTGTCTCCTGGTGTTAGTCTTATGTCCATGAATATGTTCTCAATACCACTGCCCTGGGCTTTCTAACCACTCTCACCTCCAGTATGGGGCTGCACCGTTGTCTACTCTTTTCTTTGTACCACCACTTACACCTCTATTGCCTCTGCTACAAGAACGTACTGCAATCGTTGGTTTACTACTATGTCCCCTTGTTAGACTAGGTTCTCTAAGGGTAAGGGCTGCCTTTTATTTAACCTTATACCCCTACTGCCTTCCTAAAACAGGCCATGGTATGTGGTGGACACATTGGAATGATGGCTAACTGAATGAACAAAGGATGGTGGAATCACAAAGGAAGGATGGATTCATTCTGCTTAAATGATTAGCAGAGTATTAAAGAAGATTTCACAGATGAAACGTTTCAGCAAGATGACAGTAAGTTACTAGGGAACAAAGATGCTttacctaacacagtgcctggcacaaagcatcCACCCTAACACAGGATGGCTGGATAAATGAAAGGATGGACAGATGGCTGAGAGAGGAAATACAGATGCATACTTTCAAGACTTTCCTATCTATGCAGTATATACCTGATGAGAGAAAAATCCAGCAAATCTTCTATTATAATTAATCTCCTAAGGTTAAAATGTCATAGACTGAGCTTAGAGTTTTGCTTATTACTCATTAATTTATGATAGgctaaaaaaatcagtggttagGAGAAAATTCTATATAagctttaattatattttctaccCAAGGTCACCTTCATAATACAGACCACTTTAAGAGAAGGGCCTCTTCCTCAACTTTGCCTCTACTGATTGGGCACTAAGACTTAATAGCTATGAGAATCTTTCTATCACCTTTGCTTAGCTGCCTGTGATGTTGGGAGTCATTCTAGAAAGAATGGGACTTGTAGGAGAGGCTGAGGGTGGATGATGAGCAGTCAGGAGAGAAACCGGGGTTCTGGTCCTGCCCTGCCACTCGCCAGGTGGGTGATCCTGCACAAACCACGGGTGGATTCTCTTTCCATTGGTTCTATGGGGCCCTGAGAAAGCCTGCAAACTACTAGTAAAAAGACACTTAACTCTCACCAAGAAgaggtattcagtaaatgttaaagAACACCAACAATAATAAGACAACAACTGCTTCCTTAGTGAAGCCTGGGCTGCTCTCCTCACGTGTCCAAGTGTTAATGAGACCCTTGGACTAATGTGGTTGAAGAGGGTCATTTTCTATCTTGATTCTACATATACGGCTAGAAAAAATCCCAGGCAAATTAATTAGGACTGGATTTCGGAGATGAACCAACTCTCACTTCTCAGAGACGAAGGTCCAGAGGCCTAAAGTGATGATGGGAACGGGCACTGTGCTGtgatacaaagatgagtaagatacAAACCTTGTTCTTGGGGAGCCTGTGGTCTCGTGGTAGAGTTAGATGCTATAAAAAGATGGATTTTAGCTGAGTATAATAAGTACTTCAAAATGAGGTTATGGTTCATGGAAAGTGGCATAAATGTAATACCTAAATCTGGGGattcaggaaggaaaaataagCCTGTTCTTTAACAATGGGGACCATTTCTTATTCACTGCTATCTAttcccagggcctggcatatGGCAGGCATGAACCTTTCTGGTCAAAGGAATGaactcatacatatatatgtatataaatgggAAACCCAAACATCTGGGAATACAATGCCTAAAACAGAAGTTACCTTAACCCAGCTCCTTGGGATGGTACCACCTGCCTCTGCTGGAACAGGAGGGAACTACAAGTGGCTCTTCCTGCCTCCGCCTCTCGAGTGCACACGCCtggctcccttctctccccacccagcTCCTTCTCACCACCCCAATGCACAGTTTTTCTGACCTTTCCAGTTGGCATTTATGTGGATTCCACACCCTGCTTTTATTTTCCAGAGCCCCCAGCTCTCCATCACTATTGTATTTGGTGTAGATGTCTTTGcagtaaaaaaaaccaaaaaaccctttGAAGAGTCAGGGCTGGAAGAGGCACTAGGAAAGATACTGTCCCCCACTCAGGAGCCTCATCCTAAACACATCTCTGTATGTCTGTGACATGCTGTAAGAGCACCCCGGAGCTTCTCTGCCCTTCCTGAGGCATCTGAAGGTGGGCGTGCAGGTACCTATGGGAGAAGGATGCAAGTGACATGGACTCAAACTTGGGATGCTGAGGTTGGGATCTGGCTGTAACTCTGATGCCAGGGTCCTCACTGTGCTGCTGATGCCAGGGTCACCCCTTCTTTCCATGGGACTCAGCCCTGAAAGATCTGACCATGGAATTTCACTAACTCTGAGGGGCACAGTGCCAAAGATCAGTATCTCTACCCTCCTTCCAAGTAAtttagtcttttttcttcttcttcttttttggccacaccatgcggcgtgtgagatcttagttccctgaccagggatcgaacccatgccccctgcagtggaagcacagagacttaaccactggaccgccagggcagtCCCCCAAGTAATTACTGCACACTTCTTTCCATCACCTCCCGCTTTCCTTGCTCCGAGATAATGGGCTTACTATGCTTTCATTCTCCCCTGCTCTCAGAGCAGTAGAGACCCCTGTCAGGGAGGCAGTGAGGTACACTGGCCCACACAAAACCGGTTCAGATCCTGCCTACCTCCCTTGCTAAACTGTGTAGCCCTGGATAAataagtcactcaacctctctgaaaactataaaatgaagacaatttaCCACTTACCTCACAGAGTTTACAAAAAGGATTAAGTTAAATGTAAAAACAGGTAGCAGGGGGATTGATGCATATTAGGCACTCGAAAAATACTACCTCCCTTCTCCTGTTACTGAACTCAGACGCCATAGCTCATACAGGTACCAAACCATCCAGAGGCCACAAAGGGGACGGGGCAGATCATGGACCCTTCCTGGACCCCTCATTTAGtatttcttaaccactggaccaccagggaagtctgacatGACAAGAGACAGGACAAACTTGCCtc encodes:
- the RAB30 gene encoding ras-related protein Rab-30, producing the protein MSMEDYDFLFKIVLIGNAGVGKTCLVRRFTQGLFPPGQGATIGVDFMIKTVEINGEKVKLQIWDTAGQERFRSITQSYYRSANALILTYDITCEESFRCLPEWLREIEQYASNKVITVLVGNKIDLAERREVSQQRAEEFSEAQDMYYLETSAKESDNVEKLFLDLACRLISEARQNTLVNNVSSPLPGEGKSISYLTCCNFN